From Primulina huaijiensis isolate GDHJ02 chromosome 15, ASM1229523v2, whole genome shotgun sequence, one genomic window encodes:
- the LOC140958286 gene encoding F-box/kelch-repeat protein At5g26960 has product MPSSSETCSSRHFSWLMKSCFPDPHRHPSPLSTAAGTTTISSLPDDLLLECLSRVPHSSLPSIPFVCRRWGYLLNSPTFHVLRIRHHLVFSTLFCVSISSSALFTATLRLDAGDCPLWKVSSFVLSSDGNGFDLGSGSNFSLFSHFRLVSIGRKIYVIGRTAMLRCDTWTGTLVTKSGMGLQRKKFAAAAVEGKIYVSGGSARLSTVEEYDPDENAWRVVSDAPRKRYGCIGASVDGVFYVIGGLKIGGASVNDGGSLGAEMTHVYASSMDLYDVAARGWLRSRAVPGGGCVVAACSANEHIYILSSHAVELSFWKFNGSRKSKSFGEWCRLKCPPVPPQVRVDSTVRFSCVGVAEKVVLIQVVGCIDDLLRRSGRLERGFRERLVLLYDIAAGEWSRVADLPEVIRRAACVCVEC; this is encoded by the coding sequence ATGCCATCGTCATCCGAAACCTGCAGTTCGCGACACTTCTCATGGCTGATGAAATCTTGCTTCCCCGATCCCCACCGGCACCCCTCCCCCCTTTCCACCGCCGCCGGCACCACCACCATCTCCTCCCTCCCGGATGACCTGCTCCTCGAATGTCTATCTAGAGTGCCGCACTCTTCCCTCCCTTCTATCCCTTTCGTCTGTCGCCGATGGGGATATCTTCTTAACTCTCCCACTTTTCATGTTCTCCGCATCCGCCACCACCTCGTCTTCAGCACACTGTTTTGCGTTTCGATCTCCAGTTCTGCCCTTTTCACGGCGACGCTTCGCTTGGATGCTGGGGATTGTCCTTTGTGGAAAGTGTCGTCTTTTGTTCTTTCGAGCGATGGAAATGGATTTGATTTGGGGAGTGGCTCTAATTTTTCTCTGTTCTCGCATTTCAGATTGGTGTCTATTGGCCGGAAGATTTATGTCATCGGGCGGACGGCGATGCTCCGGTGCGATACTTGGACTGGGACTTTGGTCACGAAGTCGGGGATGGGTTTGCAGAGGAAGAAATTTGCCGCCGCAGCGGTGGAAGGGAAGATATACGTATCCGGTGGTTCTGCGAGATTGTCGACGGTTGAGGAGTATGACCCGGATGAGAATGCGTGGCGTGTGGTGTCTGACGCGCCGAGGAAAAGGTATGGATGCATCGGAGCTTCGGTGGATGGGGTGTTTTATGTCATTGGAGGGCTGAAGATCGGCGGCGCGTCCGTGAACGACGGTGGTTCACTTGGGGCAGAAATGACGCATGTCTACGCCAGCTCAATGGATTTATACGACGTAGCTGCGCGTGGATGGCTGAGAAGCCGAGCAGTCCCAGGCGGCGGCTGCGTGGTGGCGGCGTGCTCTGCGAACGAACACATCTACATCCTCTCGAGCCACGCGGTGGAGCTCTCGTTCTGGAAATTCAACGGGTCTAGGAAAAGTAAAAGCTTCGGAGAATGGTGTAGGTTGAAATGTCCGCCGGTGCCACCGCAGGTTCGTGTGGACAGCACAGTGAGGTTCAGCTGCGTCGGGGTGGCGGAGAAGGTGGTCTTGATACAGGTGGTGGGCTGCATCGATGACTTGCTGCGACGGAGTGGGAGGCTTGAGAGGGGGTTCAGGGAGAGATTGGTGCTGTTGTATGATATCGCCGCCGGGGAGTGGAGTAGGGTGGCGGATCTGCCTGAGGTGATCCGACGCGCCGCCTGTGTTTGCGTTGAATGTTGA